The Desertifilum tharense IPPAS B-1220 nucleotide sequence CTGGGGGAAGTCGGCTAAAAATTGGCTCATAGCTGCCATTCTCACCTCCCCCAGTTGGGCGGGAGAGCAAATTTCACCTCGCCAGAGGTAATCGTCGCGGTTGGCTTCTACGCCTTGAATAATCTGGGGATAGGTGTCTTGGATGCGCTGGTGAATTTCTGCGGCGCTGAATTGGTAAATGGGGTCGCAGGAAATGACGCGGTAGGCTTGTTGGGTCATTTCGGCGTTAAAACTAGCCGGGCCACTCGCACAGTCGAGGAGGTTGAGTTGGAGGTCGCTAGGGGTGAGGGCGAACATTTGCAAGTATTCTGAATGCGATCGCCCCCACGGAACCACTCGATCTAAGCTAAATCCCATACGCGGTTAAGATACTATGATAATGATTCTCATTGTCTTGACCTCATGCAATTGTCCGCTTTACCAGGAACGATCGATCTTGCCATCATTGGAGCCGGCCCGCAAGCCCTAACCTTAGTCACCCATCTGTTGCAAAAACGGAAAAACCTGCGCCGTCGCTTGTGGGTATTCGATCCGAGTGGGGAATGGCTGAGTCAGTGGAAAAGGCAATTTGCAGCCTATGAAATTCCCCATTTGCGATCGCCTGCGGTACACCATCCCGATCCCAACCCCTTCGCCTTGCGGAAATTTGCCGAAAAGCGTCCCAACGAACTGCATCCCCCCTATGACTTACCGGGAACTCAGCTATTTGAGGACTTTTGTGAGGAGATTTGCGATCGCCTCCAACTGCAAGAACGCCTCATTCCCGAACAGGTAACGCGCCTCATTCCCCAAGCTGACGGGCGGTTTCAGCTTCATTTCGCCACAGGGGAAACCCGGATCGCCAAGCGCGTTGTTCTAGCGACGGGGAACGGTGAGGTACAATTGCCTCAATGGGCGGAATCTCTACAACTGTGCGATCGCCTCTGTCATTCCAGCCAGGTAGACTTGCGCCATCTGCATTTAGCCGGGGAAAAAATTCTCATTATTGGTGGAGGCTTAACCAGCGGACATTTAGCGGTAGGTGCCATTCGTAAAGGCGCAAATGTTACCCTAATGCTGCGTCGTTCCCTACAAGAAAAGCTATTTGACGCCGATCCGGGTTGGTTGGGGCCGAAATATCTTAAAAGCTTTGAAGCTGAGTTGAGTTGGGAAGAACGTATTTTGACGATCCAACAGGCCCGCAATGGTGGATCGATGACGCCTGCGATCGCCACTCAACTGCGCCGCTTAACCCACGCCGACGCGCTAACCCTTGCGGAAGTTTGCCAAGTTCAGAACGCCATCTGGCAGGGGCAAGGCTGGCAGGTACAGTGCGATAATGGGCAGATGCTAGGATGCGATCGCCTTTGGTTAGCCACGGGTAGCAGCTTTAACGCCAACACCCTCCCCCTACTCGCTGACATCCAGAAAACTTACCCAACTGACATCGTTCAAGGCTTACCCATTTTAGATGAAAGCCTGCGCTGGCCGGGGTGCGAACTGTTTATCACCGGAGGACTCGCCGCTTTGCAACTTGGCCCTGTAGCGCGTAACCTGGCGGGTGCAAGAATGGCAAGTTCGCGCATTGTTCCTGCTTTAATTAAACCGCGAACCTGGGTGCGCCCTGTGCAACAATCGGCATGATAGTTCTAGATCGGTTCTGGGAATGCTAGATCCTGGTTGTTATTGCAATCAAACCCTAGCCTCCTAGTAAACTGATGAAACGCCATCCTTTCCAACTAATCTTTTTATTCCTAGCAGCTTTTGCGATCGTTGCTTGTCAAACGCTTTTTGCAGTCTCCCCTCAACCTCAAACTCCTCCCCTACAGTTTGCCTATAACTTATGGCCGGGTTACTTTCCGATTGAAATTGCAGACGAAAAGGGATTTTTTGCCAAACAAGGCGTCAATGTTGAGTTAATCTTTTCAGAAAGTTATAGCACGATTTTATCTAATATTGGAACGGGTAATTATCAAGGATTTACAACCACCCTAGGCGGTGTTATGAGCCTTGTGGGACATAATGACGATTTCAAAATTGTGTTAGTCTCCGATCGATCGGCGGGTGCAGATGCGTTACTCGTCAATTCTAAAATTAAGGAAGTCGCCGATCTCAAAGGGAAACGAATTGGCGTCTTACTGGGAGACTTTGGAGAATTATTGGTTGTTGAAGTCTTAGGAAAGTATAACTTGAGTTCTGATGATGTGATTTTTGTGAATGCTGATGGGGGCGATATTAACAGTTATATTACAACTGGCAAGATTGATGCGGGTGTAACGTGGCAGCCCTACATCTCTGAAGGTCTAAATCTTGGTCATCAGGTGCTTTTGTCTACTAAGGATATGCCGGGATTAATGCCCGGTGTGATTGCTTTTCGCAATTCAGTCATTCGCGATCGCCCTCAAGATATCCAAGCTTTTATCCGCGCTTGGTTTCAGGCTCAAGACTATTGGCAAAAACATCCAGAAGAATGTCGAGAAATTATTGCTCGCCGCCTTAATCTTTCTCTAGAAGAGGTTTCAACTGAAGGTATAGAATTAGCCAATTTATCAGCCAATCAACAGTTATTAAACTTTAATACTTCAGACGATTCTTTGTATTCAATTATGCAAGTTTACATTGATTTTTCCATTCAAAAAGGAATTTTAGGAAGCATTCCAACTATCGAAAACTTTATCGACTCTCAATTTGTTCGGGATGATTTATCAACACCCGAACAAAAGCCTAAAACTTAGTTGGCTGATTCAGAAGCTCGTACCCAAATCGCTAATCCTCCCCCTCTACCCCGCGCAGCAATGCTATTTTCGGTTATCCAAAAGAAGGTAAAGAAAGGAAGTTGAGAAATTGAACGTTCTGCAAAAGGTTGGGTTGAATTGCGGCGACTGGAAAATTGACCTTGGTAGAGAATTTTACCTAAAATCTTGACCTGAATTTGAGTAAAATCAAACGCTAAGAGATTTTTCTGTTCTAGATAGCGCGCTTGTCCAACTAAGCGCAATAAGCCTAAACCGACTTTAACCTGGTTGGCAATTTCTAACTCATGCGGCTGAGTTTCAGCAACCGGATGAAAGGAAATTTGTGCGCCAACCCATTTCGGGACATAAAACCCACCTTTTCCCACGGCTATCCCTTGCTTAAGGTTAGCTGCGCCTGACGTGGTGAAATACAGCCGCCAGTCTCCTAGCAAA carries:
- a CDS encoding SAM-dependent methyltransferase; the protein is MGFSLDRVVPWGRSHSEYLQMFALTPSDLQLNLLDCASGPASFNAEMTQQAYRVISCDPIYQFSAAEIHQRIQDTYPQIIQGVEANRDDYLWRGEICSPAQLGEVRMAAMSQFLADFPQGKTQGRYIAAELPNLPFGDRAFDLALCSHLLFSYSAQLSAAFHLEAVRELCRIAQQVRIFPLVTLSGEPSPHLAPILSHLEQQGYQCQILPVDYEFQRGGNQCLHIIAPRR
- a CDS encoding ABC transporter substrate-binding protein — protein: MKRHPFQLIFLFLAAFAIVACQTLFAVSPQPQTPPLQFAYNLWPGYFPIEIADEKGFFAKQGVNVELIFSESYSTILSNIGTGNYQGFTTTLGGVMSLVGHNDDFKIVLVSDRSAGADALLVNSKIKEVADLKGKRIGVLLGDFGELLVVEVLGKYNLSSDDVIFVNADGGDINSYITTGKIDAGVTWQPYISEGLNLGHQVLLSTKDMPGLMPGVIAFRNSVIRDRPQDIQAFIRAWFQAQDYWQKHPEECREIIARRLNLSLEEVSTEGIELANLSANQQLLNFNTSDDSLYSIMQVYIDFSIQKGILGSIPTIENFIDSQFVRDDLSTPEQKPKT
- a CDS encoding FAD/NAD(P)-binding protein codes for the protein MQLSALPGTIDLAIIGAGPQALTLVTHLLQKRKNLRRRLWVFDPSGEWLSQWKRQFAAYEIPHLRSPAVHHPDPNPFALRKFAEKRPNELHPPYDLPGTQLFEDFCEEICDRLQLQERLIPEQVTRLIPQADGRFQLHFATGETRIAKRVVLATGNGEVQLPQWAESLQLCDRLCHSSQVDLRHLHLAGEKILIIGGGLTSGHLAVGAIRKGANVTLMLRRSLQEKLFDADPGWLGPKYLKSFEAELSWEERILTIQQARNGGSMTPAIATQLRRLTHADALTLAEVCQVQNAIWQGQGWQVQCDNGQMLGCDRLWLATGSSFNANTLPLLADIQKTYPTDIVQGLPILDESLRWPGCELFITGGLAALQLGPVARNLAGARMASSRIVPALIKPRTWVRPVQQSA